The Triticum aestivum cultivar Chinese Spring chromosome 6D, IWGSC CS RefSeq v2.1, whole genome shotgun sequence genomic sequence cttctccggtTTTATTTggttttccttcttttttcttgAGTTTTGTTCGTTTCTGTCTCATTTTCATATATTTTTCCTTTTGGTTTTTCTCCATTGTTTCACTCTTTTCCAATACACATTATTGTTACATATctaatacatgtttaatatttttaaatacaagtttcttttttaatacatggttaacCTTTCTTTTATACAcatttttaaatattttataaataccatattaacaatttttgaatacccggtcaatattttttctatacatattcaacattttgtttttcaaatgcttaattaagatttttcaaatacaagcttaacatttttaatacatgttcaatattttttctatacacatttaacatttttgaaatacaagtttaacattttttgaatagaaggtcaacattttttctatgcacattttGCATTTTTAAATtacaagtttaatttttttgtatacatggtcaatattttttctatacacatttagcattttcaaatacaagttcaatattttttaaagacatgttcaacagtttttttatacacatttagcaTTTTCAAATACTAATTCAACATCTTTTGAATACATtgtcaacattttttgtatacatatttaacatttccggatgcttgattaacatttttaaatactttttCAAACATttgttttttcaaattcttgattaacatttttatatacacgaTTAAAAATTTCATCAGTGTTagtacatgatcaacattttttctgtACATCAACATTTTTTtggatgcttgattaacatttttgaaatactcaATATATTTGAATGCTTGATTAAcaatttttaaaatacttgttcaacattttacgaatgctgattaatatttttcaaatactttttcaacattttttcaaatgtttttAGTAGATTGTCTTTTGTAATATATATATCTATAATATTTTAAAGTACAAACAAAAGTACAAAACATAGTAAAAAACGAAAATTAAAacgtaaaaaaacagaaaaagactCTGTGGCATCGgcgctggtgggccggcccatctcgCTAGCCCCTTTCAGCGAGTCATAACTGGCCAATCCTTCGTTTCCTTGCCGGCCCACGCGCCAGCCTCACCAATCCCCTCCTCTGCCCGCAGCCGCGCCGGAGAAGAGAGCGAGAGTGCCGCCGCGATGAGTCACCGCAGGCGACCTCACGCCGCGGGCCCGCCGCCACCCCCGGAAGAGGGAGGAGGAGACCCCTCTCCGCAGTCGCCGGGGAAGGCGCCGCGGATTCGGCCGTGGCCGGAGCGGCGGGTGCTGGCGCTCGCGCTGGCGTTCCGCGCGGTGAACGCGCTGCTGGTGCGCACCTACTTCAACCCCGACGAGCACTGGCAGTGCCTCGAGGTCGCCCACCGCGTCGCCTTCGGGTAAGCTCGCCGCCTCTCGCTCCCCATTCCGCGGGTGCTAGCTACGCTAGCCGGATCGGGATCGGACGACCCTGTGCCCGTTCAACAGCGCGAGGCAGTCCCGTTCCGCTACGGGATGCCCTGTCCGCTCGCGCATCCTGAAGTTTCGATGCTGGATTGCTGCTGCTGCGTTGGATGATTTTGGGTGCTGCTTTTGCAGGTACGGCCACCTCACCTGGGAGTGGAAGCGGGGCCTTCGAGGTTACCTCCACCCGCTGATCTTCGCCGCCCTTTACAAGTTTCTGGCGTTTCTCCACCTCGATACCCCGTGGTTCATGGTAATTACTCCGGCATTTTTGAAATGAAACCGATAGAGTGTCTGTGCTAGATATATTTTTGAGCAAATATCACTTGGAGGGGAGAAATGTGATTTTTAGTCACAAGTCATGTGGAGCTTGAACTGTCAGTGAACATAGGTTCTGCTATTCTAGCGGTAGAGTGAGAGCCATGTCCAGGAATACGAGACCTCAGTTTGAATAGGCTATGTTCGGTAAGAGGGTAATTACATTCCTTATTCATTTTGTTTTCTGATGCAAATGTCGTCCAGAACACCCAGAATGTGTTTTCTATTTCTATTGATTATAGCCAATTGGGTAGCGGATTTAATATGGCTAGTAAACCTCTACCCAGATACCCCCTTCCCCACCCTCTCCATCGTAACTTAGCAGGTTTACCATTTTCCACATATAGGGAGCATGTTCTTATCCATTTAATCGCTTCTTTTGTAGGTGATGGCTCCACGGCTTCTACAGTCAGTATTTGCAGCGTTTGGAGATCTATACTTGTATAAACTCTCCAAACTTATTTTCAACGAGCACGTTGCCCAGTGGACAGTATCCTTAAACTCATCTGTGTCGATATAATTTTACTTTCACGAGTAACTATTGCAGTTACCTGCTGGATGGCATCCTTAACAAATCATTTACAGTTATTTTCGCAGTTGGTGAACTGGTTCATGTTTTTCTGCATTACACGGACTCTATCAAACAGCTTGGAGACAGTTTTGACTGTGGCTGGACTCTATTATTGGTTTATTGCAATCAAGTCTTCCAAGGGAATTTCAGTTATTTCAAAGCAGCAGGCTTCCAGCTACCAAAGTCCTCATTCAAGAAAAGTGGCACTACTCATAGCAGCCTTAGCCTGCGCCATTCGGCCAACAAGTGCCATAACATGGTTGTATGTTGGTcttttggacttcatttatataaaATCAAAATGTCGATTTCTGTTTCTTGAGGTCATTCCTCTAGGGTAAGAAGTCATCATTAAACTCATGTCATACTTGGTAGACCTTTTAGACTCCTTTATTATGCCTTTCCTGTATCGTTTCTTGTTTGTTTCACTGGATTTGGGTGGGTGGGAGGTGCAATGTTCGTAGGGTATCAGCAAGGCATTTCCTTATAGTCAGAGTTGTAAGATGAAGTTGTAACAAATTAGAATATTATATTGTCAGTAATTATCTTTATTGGCAACAGTAGCatctttcttcttttattttttttctgtcacAATTGATTAAACTTCcatataattttttgttgttgtttcatATTTATGCAGGGCCATCGTCCTTGCAGCAACAACATTCCTTGATTGGTGGATGTATGGTTCCCGGGTCATAGTGCCACTTAATTTTTTGAAATTCAACCTATTTTCTTCAGGAGGAGATTACTATGGAACACATGTCTTCCACTGGTACTTCACCCAAGGTTTTCCATCTATGATTTGGACGTTCTTACCACTTTCAGTTTTTGGAGTCATAAAGTCTCGAGAATGGAGGCTTTCAGGTTTAATTGCCTGGGTATTAGGGGTTTATAGCATACTTGGACACAAAGAGTTCAGGTATTCGTCTCTTCTCATTAGTGTATACCGTTCTTGGAATCAACTAATATCTTTTGTATTCACACTCATATAATAGATTGAATACCACAGGTTTGTTCTTCCAGTGCTACCTTTAGCGTTGATGTTCTCGGGTTACTTCTTAGCTGCAATGTCGCAATTCAAGGGTAAAAATCTGCATGGGAAAAGACACTTTTCAAGGTTGCAACTTTCTGTTATTCTTCTCATCATAACCAATGTTCCAATGGCCTTATATATGTCCCTGTTCCATCAAGTAAGCCCTTCTCTTTGTGTGTATGTGTCAACATTGCCTTGTTTTTGATGTTTATCGTATTACTTTGTACGGAAAACTTGTTCTATGGAATACTTTGTTTCACTGTTACCTCTGATTAGTTTTCCTTTCCAAGATATTTTTTCACCTGTTGATATGTTCTTATATAGCTATCTGCAATTTTTGTTGTGGCAGAGAGGAACTGAAGATGTCATGTTTTATCTATCAAAAGAAGCCCATAATGGAAGAGTTAAGGGTGTCCTCTTTCTCATGCCTTGCCATTCGACGCCTTATTACTCTACCTTACATAGCAGCCTACCTATGCGCTTTTTGGACTGTACTCCCAGGTGGTTGTCTTTTTACTCTTTCTAGTCAAGTAGATTTGACATTTGATGTTACTACGTTGTGCCAAAGGACATAGTCAATGACCCCTGACTTAATTTTCATGTTCTCAGTGATAATAAAGGGACCCTGGATGAATCAGACCGTTTCCTCATGAACCCACTTGATTTTGTGGGTGAGGTTTTTGGAAATCTATCTTCCTTCAGTCACATTGTGTTATTTGAATCTGAAGAAAGACATGTTATTCAGTTGCTTCTGCACGATTCCTTTCAAGAGGTAATATGCCATTTCACCTTAGTAACAATGCCCTTTTCTTTTCGAGAAGCAAATGCTCATTTTTGTTTACGCATAAGCAGTCGAATCAAAGTCATAGCAAACACAACTTGAAAGGAAGGCAGGCAAAGAACCGTGCCATATACTTGCTTCAACAAATATGATATTGACTACCCTTTTCTTCTACAAGGGCTACAATCTAGCTAGCAcagtaaaaaaaaaagaaaactctaTTGTCAAAGAGAGGTCACACTTGAATGTTTGTCCTTTTCTTGTGAGGTTCAGGTGGATTTGAATAGCATACACCATTACACCTATAGTCCTATTCCTAAGAACATCATTTTCTGGCTTCCTAGAAAGTATTTCTTATGAAATGGTAAGAATAAGCATAAAAGTATATAACCTGAGTTTCCAATTGCTTCCAAGTGGTGAGCACTATCTTTGCCAAAGAGAACAGTCCAGTTTCCAAAATTCTCAACAGTAAATACCATTAGGATATCATTTGTTGTAATTCTCATAGTTAATTGTTTATCACAATTACTGTTACATCTCTTTCAGTGAAATGGATGAGCCGTACTACATTGTATGATCAGTTTCAGTTTTATACTAAATGCCATTTTTTTCCTTCCTTATCTCCTTGATAAGGACTCATTAACATGTGTCATGGTTGACAGGTTAGGAGGTTTTTCCATTCCCACTTCAAGATTGATAGAGACCTTCAGTCGTCTGTTGTTGTATATTCACGGAGGGATGTGCTATGATTGCTTTTGCCGAGAAAAGCTTGTTACCCCATCTAACAACCTCTGATTGTGTTTCACAGTGTTTTAGTTTGTTATTTCTGAAATTAGCTGTAACACTATTGGATACTAGAACTTGGCAATCTGTTATGGTTTTTTACCCCTCCGACATGTTGTGCCTATCCTTTTTGTATGGGTCAGATTTtgtataacaacatggaacatgCATAAGAAAGTCTCCATATCCATGATGCATTTCTAAGACGAAAAGCTAGAAATGGCAGTGTTTCCTTGCAGCAATGACTGATAACAAGAGTGAGGTGCGTGGCTTGTTCATCACTTATTTTTTATTAGCACAAAGAGATCATTACCCAGTTAACAAAATCTATCAAAAAATTACATGCCATGTAcaaattaccccccccccccccccccaaaaaatttGTTGTCGGCAGCATAAGTACACTATCTTATCCATTTATGCTCTGATTTATTGGTTTCTCCAGACACATTTTTGTCATTTATCTGAAAGGTTCAGTACATCATCTTAGTGCAACAAATGGCATGCTGCTTATGCTTAGTGAAAGGGGAAAATAATGAATAAACTTTTTTGTATAACCTTTCACCTTTTCTATTGTACTATCCACTGCTGGTGCAATAAATCTCATATGAAATATTGTTACTGGTAGATACTCTGATTTCGATTCAATCCTAATTTTAAGTGCCTACAAGTTCCTGCACCCTCCGTACTGCTCTGAGGTTTGATTCACATTCACTTTTGTGATTGTAAAATACTATAATTTCTTTGATCTATTATCACCAGTTTCCATGATGTAAAGTAAAATTGGTGTTGAAGAGTAGAAGGTGTTGGAAGATATATACAGGAGGTGCATATCTGAGCCTTTATGGAAGAACTGTTCACTAGATCCCTAGAGGAAGATGATAACTAAAAAAAACATTACATAATATATCAACTCTGCTTTTTAAAACATACTGGAATACTTCAAATCATGGTACATAGAAATTTGCTGTTCATATAAGGAGGTTTGTTACAATTAAAAACAAAATATATCAACTCTGCTTTTTAGACATACTGGAATACTTCAAATCATGGTACATAGAAGTTTGCTGTTCATGCCAGGAGGTTTGTTACAATTAAAAACAAAATGacacatttttgcatgacatttaAGGCACGAAATATTAAATTCAATCTCTGCTACAATCTATGATTTCATAAGCAATTTATCATCTACCACTTTCTAAATCTAGCGCCATCAGACTTCCGTGCTGTCCAGTGCTAGAAGGGTCATAGTGTGACGAGTTCTCAATCAAACATTCAGTTTCCCTGCTAGGATTCTGAATCAATTGTTCTCTCCAGGTGCTTCGTATTGATCTCAACCTCTCAGCGACCTCTCTCATTAATGGCCGTTCTTCCCCCCTCATACTCAAGCAACACTTTGCCAGTTGAGCAATTTCTTGGAGCAGCTTCGCTTCGAAGTCTAATATATTCTTGTCCAAGATGAATTGAAGTCCATTTTCTTTCATTGCCAGAAGGAACGATGATGCAAGTTTTTTCTTTTCTCCAGCACTGTCGGAATAAATTGCGAACTTTATTGTAATCAGCTCTAGGAGCACAACTCCAAAACTATAAACATCACTCTTCTCTGTTAGTTGACGCTCTTGCAAGTATTCAGGGTCAAGATAACCTATAGTTCCCTGTACCATTGTCATAAACTGTATTTCATCCGTAGGAAGCATTCTTGATGCTCCAAAATCAGTCACTTTTGCTGTGTAGTTGTCACCTAGGAGAATGTTTGGAGATTTTACATCTCCATGAACTATGGGAGGGGATGCTGATGAGTGCAGATATGCCAATGCTTCTGCAGATTCCTGAGCTATCCTGAGACGAGTATCCAGTGAAACGGGAAATCTTCTGTTTTTACCATGCATCAGCTCGAATAGGGTGCCGTTTGGGATGCATTCATAGACCAACATTGGGACTTCCACTTCTAAGCAACATCCTAGAAGCTTTACCACATTCCTGTGGTTTATCTGTGAAAGTATAACCATCTCCTGCGCAAATTCATCTTTCTGGTCCATGTTCATAACCTTTGAGCGCTTTATGGCTACCACTCTGCCGTCTTTGAGAATACCCTTGTAAACAGTTCATGGCCACCTCTTCCTAATTCTCTGCTTGAGTCGAAATTGTTCGTTGCGTTCTCTAGTTCTTCCCTTGTGAATATTCTCACTGTATCAACTTGCTTTGACCTGATTTGGTCATATAATAGCAGGCCACCATTTTGTTGGAAGAATATCTGCTTTTCTTTCACCAGCTTTCTCTTCTGACATTCAATCAGGAGTGCAGAAATGCAGATAAGGAGAAGTACTGCACATGCCGAAATACCTGCCAAGAATAATATTCTTTCAGTTTTGGTTCTTGAACACGCAGGTGAGTTGTGTATCTTTGTATTAAAGAAGAAAGGAAGGGGTAGAAAGCCTTAATAGTCTTATCATTTAGTACATTTGAACACATAAATAGGTATGCGTTTGTTCCTTATGCGATATGCGATGATAAAAGTGGGCATTTGATCTGCATGTAAGTCAATGTAGCATATGCAGCTATTATTTATATGACAACCTTCAGCCTTTTGTGTTTTTTGGTTTTCTGCTGTCGTTATCAGGAAAATGGTATTCAGAAAAAATTTGTGGAAAAATATGATCATCTACGAGCTGTGCAAAAGTAAGAAAAAAAATGAGATATCGAATAAATTGCTGTAGAATGCAAGTTATGAAACTTGTTGTGCATAAATACATCACGATTTTTGCTAAGTTAAAAACATTGGGTTCATATGTACCATGTTCTAAAAATTGGCTCTAGTTATTACTACAACTAATACAATGCATGCATGTGCAAGTATCCAATTTTTTTGGAGGAGATTATCATCTGTGGCTTGTTGATCCAATGCAAATCTGTATACAGTTTCCAGAATTACAATTTTTTTTTGCATGAGAGGTACTATTATTGGCTAAATGATAAATTTGTGCTCGATATATTTCATTTTTTTGCTTTATATTAATATAAATAGTGTTTTTA encodes the following:
- the LOC123143097 gene encoding mannosyltransferase APTG1; this encodes MSHRRRPHAAGPPPPPEEGGGDPSPQSPGKAPRIRPWPERRVLALALAFRAVNALLVRTYFNPDEHWQCLEVAHRVAFGYGHLTWEWKRGLRGYLHPLIFAALYKFLAFLHLDTPWFMVMAPRLLQSVFAAFGDLYLYKLSKLIFNEHVAQWTLFSQLVNWFMFFCITRTLSNSLETVLTVAGLYYWFIAIKSSKGISVISKQQASSYQSPHSRKVALLIAALACAIRPTSAITWLYVGLLDFIYIKSKCRFLFLEVIPLGAIVLAATTFLDWWMYGSRVIVPLNFLKFNLFSSGGDYYGTHVFHWYFTQGFPSMIWTFLPLSVFGVIKSREWRLSGLIAWVLGVYSILGHKEFRFVLPVLPLALMFSGYFLAAMSQFKGKNLHGKRHFSRLQLSVILLIITNVPMALYMSLFHQRGTEDVMFYLSKEAHNGRVKGVLFLMPCHSTPYYSTLHSSLPMRFLDCTPSDNKGTLDESDRFLMNPLDFVGEVFGNLSSFSHIVLFESEERHVIQLLLHDSFQEVRRFFHSHFKIDRDLQSSVVVYSRRDVL